The genomic window GCGGGGTGGGAGAGACCCTGTGGCAGGCGGCGCGTCAGGAGGCACTCGGGCAGCAGGCCCAAGGCCTGAGCGTGGACGTCCCGGACGGTGATCCGGCCGACCGCGCCTGGGCCGAGCGACGCGGCTTCACGCTGCGCGCCCACCGCTTCGCCTCCGAGCTCGATCTGCGGAACGTCAGGGTGGCCGACTTCCAGCCCGCCCTGGACGGTGCACGCGCCCAGGGCGTGACCTTCACCGACCTGCGAGGTGCGGACGACGCCACGCTGCGCCGGTACGTGGAGTTCGTCGCGGACCGCCTGATGGACACGCCTGACCTCTCTGGCTACCCCCGCTGGACTTCCGCTCAGGTCCGCGAGATCCTGCGACTGGAATCCGACCCACGGCCCGACTGGCTGATGCTGGCGGTCGGGCCGGACGGCGAGTGGCTGGGGACGACCGTCATGGTCCGCTTCCGGCACCTGCCCTTCGTCTACAACGAACTGACCGCCCTGCACCCCAGCGCGCGCCGACGCGGTCTGGCCCTGCCCCTGAAGTTGCAGGCCGTGCAGCGCGCTCAGGCGGAGGGGCACACGACCATGCGTACCAACAACCATTCACTGAATGCACCCATGCTGGCCGTCAACCGTCGCCTGGGCTTCCGGGCTCTGGCGGGCCGTTTCGAGATGCACCGCCTGACCTGAGCGCCCCAGTGGAGTGCTTCGCTGCCCATACCCCTGCTATTTGCGGCGGCGGAACGGATTCCAGCGAGGCCCGCTCCGCTCCTCCCGGGGCTCGGGGTCAGCGCCGGGCGGTGTGGCGGGCCTCACCTGAGCGGGGGCATGACGGCCCATGGGCCGCACAGGCTCCACCTCGGGCTTGACGGCCTCCTCGTACACCTCGTCCTCCGGCGTTTCCCCCAGAGCGCTCAGCAGGGCCCGGCGGATCTGGTCCGCACTGGGCCGGTCCGTGGGCCGTTTCGCCAGAGCCAGCTCGGCCAGGCGACCCACGGACCGGGTCACCTGCGGATTCAGCTGCGTCAGCGACGGTGGGAAGCGCGTCAGGTGCGCCACCATCAACTCCTCGTAGGTGTGCCCGTTGAAGGGCCGGTCCCCGCCCAGCAGTTCGTACAGCATGATCCCCAGGCTGTACACGTCGCTGGCGCTGCTGGTCGCCTCACCCTGGTACACC from Deinococcus radiotolerans includes these protein-coding regions:
- a CDS encoding GNAT family N-acetyltransferase produces the protein MTQPRPYTPDDAPAFAALLSLGGRSTSADDLLATDARRAHGDQPWRRVLTSPDGRVLGGAQVQRSLFIPPDFLHVSVLVFPEARGRGVGETLWQAARQEALGQQAQGLSVDVPDGDPADRAWAERRGFTLRAHRFASELDLRNVRVADFQPALDGARAQGVTFTDLRGADDATLRRYVEFVADRLMDTPDLSGYPRWTSAQVREILRLESDPRPDWLMLAVGPDGEWLGTTVMVRFRHLPFVYNELTALHPSARRRGLALPLKLQAVQRAQAEGHTTMRTNNHSLNAPMLAVNRRLGFRALAGRFEMHRLT